The following are encoded together in the Arthrobacter sp. Y-9 genome:
- a CDS encoding NAD(P)-dependent alcohol dehydrogenase, with product MTTVAALAAPSATEPLIRTTVERRELGPHDVLIDIKYAGICHSDIHTVRGDWGPVPYPLTPGHEIAGIVAAVGSEVTTRKVGDRVGVGCLVNSCRECEQCLAGQEQDCLNGNVGTYASKDRDGTITQGGYSSQVVVNDAFTLLIPDSLELDVAAPLLCAGITTYSPLRRWGAGPGKKVAVIGLGGLGHMAVQLAHALGAEVTVLSQSLKKQEDGLKLGADHYYATSDETTFQDLKGSFDLIINTVSAKIPLDDYLRLVKPHGAMVCVGAPGEPLELNIFSLIGGAKALAGSNIGGIPETQEMLDFCAEHGIGAQIEVIDADQVNEAYERVLASDVRYRFVIDVSTIG from the coding sequence ATGACCACCGTTGCCGCTCTCGCCGCGCCGTCCGCCACGGAACCGCTCATCCGCACCACCGTGGAACGCCGCGAACTCGGCCCGCATGACGTGCTGATCGACATCAAGTACGCGGGCATCTGCCATTCGGACATCCACACCGTCCGCGGTGACTGGGGCCCGGTCCCCTACCCCCTGACCCCCGGCCACGAGATCGCCGGGATCGTCGCCGCCGTCGGCTCCGAGGTCACCACCCGCAAGGTCGGCGACCGCGTCGGCGTGGGCTGTCTGGTCAACTCCTGCCGCGAGTGTGAGCAGTGCCTGGCCGGTCAGGAACAGGACTGCCTCAACGGGAACGTGGGCACCTACGCCTCGAAGGACCGCGACGGCACCATCACCCAGGGCGGCTACTCCAGCCAGGTGGTGGTGAACGACGCGTTCACGCTGCTGATCCCGGATTCCCTCGAGCTCGACGTCGCCGCCCCGCTCCTCTGCGCCGGCATCACCACGTACTCGCCGCTGCGCCGCTGGGGCGCCGGCCCGGGCAAGAAGGTCGCCGTGATCGGCCTCGGCGGCCTCGGCCACATGGCCGTCCAGCTGGCTCACGCCCTGGGCGCCGAGGTGACCGTGCTGTCCCAGTCCCTCAAGAAGCAGGAGGACGGGCTCAAGCTGGGCGCGGACCACTACTACGCCACGAGCGACGAGACCACCTTCCAGGATCTCAAGGGCAGCTTCGACCTCATCATCAACACCGTCAGCGCCAAGATCCCCCTGGACGACTACCTGCGCCTCGTGAAGCCGCACGGCGCCATGGTCTGCGTGGGCGCCCCGGGCGAGCCGCTGGAACTGAACATCTTCAGCCTGATCGGCGGGGCCAAGGCGCTGGCCGGCTCCAACATCGGCGGCATCCCCGAGACGCAGGAGATGCTCGACTTCTGCGCCGAGCACGGCATCGGCGCGCAGATCGAGGTCATCGACGCGGATCAGGTCAACGAGGCCTACGAGCGCGTGCTGGCCTCCGACGTCCGGTACCGCTTCGTCATCGACGTGTCCACC
- a CDS encoding LysR family transcriptional regulator, producing MLLTQLQYFVALAREEHFGRAAAACFVSPSTLSEAVRKLEVELGVPLVRRGHAYEGLTPEGEMALTWARRVVSDQEALSAEIAAARGQLTGVARIGTIPAGIALATAVVSALADAHPLVRSTVQSGLNSEDVVARLRAFELDAGIIHPSAADGPDLVSVPLGEVTNVVVAAPGMFPEDQPSITGRMLAEVPLGLLASDMRARQLADEAWRSAGLQIKPRLEADSNEALLSLVTSGLWAAVVPETAVAARRDDPSIHVLPLIEPEVSTPLAVVRLAGKPAPVLVRELGAAAQTVLKDPRRAAQARRSRNGSAVHA from the coding sequence ATGCTCCTGACACAACTCCAGTACTTCGTCGCCCTGGCGCGGGAGGAGCATTTCGGCCGGGCGGCCGCGGCATGCTTCGTCTCGCCGTCGACGCTTTCGGAGGCGGTGCGCAAGCTGGAAGTCGAACTCGGGGTGCCGCTGGTCCGCCGCGGACACGCCTACGAGGGCCTCACGCCGGAGGGCGAGATGGCGCTCACCTGGGCCCGCCGTGTGGTCTCCGACCAGGAGGCACTCTCCGCGGAGATCGCGGCGGCACGGGGCCAGCTGACCGGCGTCGCGCGGATCGGCACCATTCCGGCCGGGATCGCCCTCGCGACGGCGGTGGTGTCGGCCCTGGCGGACGCGCATCCTCTGGTGCGCTCCACCGTCCAATCGGGGCTGAACAGCGAGGACGTGGTGGCGCGGCTGAGGGCCTTCGAACTCGACGCCGGCATCATCCACCCGTCCGCGGCGGACGGCCCGGACCTCGTGTCGGTGCCCCTGGGCGAGGTCACCAATGTGGTCGTGGCCGCTCCGGGCATGTTCCCCGAGGACCAGCCCTCGATCACGGGACGCATGCTCGCCGAAGTGCCTCTCGGACTCCTGGCCTCGGACATGCGGGCCCGGCAGCTCGCCGATGAGGCGTGGCGGTCCGCCGGCCTCCAGATCAAGCCACGCCTGGAAGCCGACTCCAACGAAGCGCTCCTGAGCCTGGTCACCTCCGGGCTGTGGGCCGCCGTCGTCCCGGAGACCGCCGTCGCGGCCCGCCGTGACGATCCGTCCATCCACGTGCTGCCGCTGATCGAGCCGGAGGTCTCCACCCCGCTGGCGGTGGTGCGGCTGGCCGGCAAGCCGGCACCCGTCCTGGTTCGGGAGCTCGGCGCCGCGGCACAGACCGTGCTCAAAGACCCCCGCCGCGCCGCCCAGGCGCGACGCTCCCGGAACGGCTCGGCCGTCCACGCCTGA
- a CDS encoding helix-turn-helix transcriptional regulator, translated as MAIDLNQPLFVISVAAELAEMHPQTLRQYDRLGIVSPSRAPGKARRYSQHDVDRLREVQRLSQEGVSLEGIKRILELENQVAALQSRVRELTEELERRPAAQEPRVFAAGVSAGDVVPLARGQRPTPRSQAVVIWRP; from the coding sequence ATGGCGATCGACCTGAATCAACCGCTTTTCGTGATCTCGGTTGCCGCCGAGCTGGCCGAGATGCACCCCCAGACCCTGCGTCAGTACGACCGGCTGGGCATCGTCTCGCCGAGCCGGGCGCCGGGCAAGGCGCGCCGCTATTCGCAGCACGACGTCGACCGGCTGCGTGAGGTGCAGCGCCTCTCCCAGGAGGGCGTCTCCCTCGAGGGCATCAAGCGCATCCTCGAACTGGAGAACCAGGTCGCGGCTCTGCAGTCCCGCGTCCGGGAACTGACCGAGGAACTGGAGCGCCGCCCGGCGGCGCAGGAACCCCGGGTCTTCGCCGCCGGGGTGTCGGCCGGCGACGTGGTCCCGCTCGCGCGGGGCCAGCGCCCGACGCCGCGGAGCCAGGCCGTCGTCATCTGGCGGCCGTAG
- a CDS encoding DnaJ C-terminal domain-containing protein yields the protein MASQDWVEKDFYKILGVAKDASDADIKKAYRKLARKYHPDTNAGDAEAEKKFKDITEANSVLSNPEDRQQYDAIRAMGSGARFAPGSGGQGAGPGGFEDLFGGIFNQGGRTRGGSSGGIPPEFADLFGGGGGFGGFSQQPTKGTDRTASTTISFKGSIQGTAVSLREPDGNVIDVKIPAGIKDGQKVRQRGKGNPGSGGNGDLIITVHVKEHPFFKRDGNNIRIHVPISFNEAALGGNIEVPTMEGEKVKLHLAAGTPSGRTLRVKGRGVKTAKATGDLLVTVDVVVPQKLNDAAKAAVEAFADATAGEDPRAVIAAHAVL from the coding sequence TTGGCAAGCCAGGACTGGGTTGAGAAGGACTTTTACAAGATCCTTGGTGTCGCCAAGGACGCGTCCGACGCCGACATCAAGAAGGCGTACCGCAAGCTCGCCCGCAAGTATCACCCCGACACCAACGCCGGGGACGCCGAAGCGGAGAAGAAGTTCAAGGACATCACCGAGGCCAACTCGGTGCTCTCCAACCCCGAGGACCGTCAGCAGTACGACGCCATCCGCGCCATGGGGAGCGGCGCACGCTTCGCCCCGGGCAGCGGCGGACAGGGCGCCGGACCCGGCGGCTTCGAGGACCTCTTCGGCGGCATCTTCAACCAGGGCGGCCGGACCCGCGGAGGCTCCTCGGGAGGCATCCCGCCGGAATTCGCCGATCTGTTCGGCGGCGGAGGCGGCTTCGGAGGCTTCTCCCAGCAGCCCACCAAGGGCACGGACCGCACGGCCAGCACCACGATCTCCTTCAAGGGCTCCATCCAGGGCACCGCGGTCAGCCTGCGCGAGCCGGACGGCAACGTCATCGATGTCAAGATCCCGGCCGGCATCAAGGACGGTCAGAAGGTCCGCCAGCGCGGCAAGGGCAACCCCGGATCCGGTGGCAACGGCGACCTGATCATCACCGTCCACGTGAAGGAGCATCCCTTCTTCAAGCGGGACGGGAACAACATCCGCATCCACGTGCCGATCAGCTTCAACGAGGCCGCGCTCGGTGGGAACATCGAGGTGCCGACCATGGAGGGCGAGAAGGTCAAGCTCCACCTGGCCGCCGGCACTCCGAGCGGACGCACCCTGCGGGTGAAGGGCCGCGGCGTGAAGACGGCGAAGGCCACCGGCGATCTGCTGGTGACGGTCGACGTCGTCGTGCCGCAGAAGCTCAACGACGCCGCCAAGGCGGCGGTCGAGGCCTTCGCCGACGCCACCGCGGGTGAGGACCCCCGGGCGGTCATCGCCGCCCACGCCGTGCTGTAG
- a CDS encoding nucleotide exchange factor GrpE: MPHHGNEAEHGSGTGDERQEPVIRDNRKVDPETGQARTPQGSEAPAGGGATDANGDALSQAEEILNAAGADAGNTPSSSEAEELRNDLLRLQAEYVNYRKRVERDRAVAGEMAVIGVLNAILPVMDDIDAARAHGDLSDGPFAAIAGKLENTLKTYGLERIEETGVEFDPTIHEALIQQPGEVEVDTVSQVLRAGYRTSSRVLRAAQVIVAVPQ, encoded by the coding sequence ATGCCGCACCACGGTAACGAAGCAGAACACGGCTCCGGGACCGGGGACGAGCGCCAGGAGCCGGTCATCCGGGACAACCGCAAGGTCGACCCGGAGACCGGCCAGGCACGGACCCCCCAGGGCTCCGAAGCTCCAGCCGGTGGCGGCGCCACCGACGCGAACGGTGATGCACTCAGCCAGGCCGAGGAGATCCTCAACGCCGCGGGCGCCGATGCGGGGAACACCCCGTCGTCGTCCGAGGCGGAGGAGCTGCGCAACGATCTGCTGCGCCTCCAGGCCGAGTACGTCAACTACCGCAAGCGGGTGGAACGTGACCGGGCGGTGGCGGGCGAGATGGCCGTCATCGGCGTGCTGAACGCCATCCTGCCGGTCATGGACGACATCGACGCGGCACGGGCCCACGGGGACCTCTCCGACGGCCCGTTCGCGGCGATCGCCGGCAAGCTGGAGAACACGCTCAAGACCTACGGACTGGAGCGCATCGAGGAGACGGGTGTCGAATTCGACCCCACCATCCACGAGGCCCTCATCCAGCAGCCCGGCGAGGTCGAGGTGGACACGGTCAGCCAGGTCCTCCGGGCCGGCTACCGCACCTCCTCCCGCGTCCTGCGGGCTGCGCAGGTCATCGTCGCGGTCCCGCAGTAA